The Argiope bruennichi chromosome 9, qqArgBrue1.1, whole genome shotgun sequence genome contains a region encoding:
- the LOC129985105 gene encoding 60S ribosomal protein L14-like, with product MAFRHYVQIGRVAFIPFGKDAGKLCTIVDVVDQNRALVDGPCTGVERQAIKFKRLRLTKFRLKFPHSTSSRVVRKAWEEEKITEKWNETSTAKKIAARVKKSEMADFDRFRVYKAKQQMNRIIKSAYWKLKGKARKNPPKPRAKRFRGKKVAKKA from the exons atg gcgTTTCGTCATTACGTTCAGATAGGCAGAGTTGCCTTCATTCCATTTGGAAAAGATGCTGGCAAGTTATGCACTATTGTTGATGTTGTTGATCAGAATAGA GCATTAGTGGATGGACCTTGTACAGGCGTAGAACGTCAAGCTATCAAGTTTAAAAGGTTGCGACTTACCAAATTCAGACTAAAATTCCCTCACAGTACATCAAGCAGAGTAGTTCGTAAGGCTtgggaagaagaaaaaataacagaaaagtgGAATGAAACTTCTACAGCTAAAAAAATTGCTGCCAGAGTTAAG aaaagtgaAATGGCCGATTTCGACAGATTCCGAGTCTACAAAGCTAAGCAACAG atgaaCCGTATCATTAAGAGTGCTTACTGGAAATTAAAAGGCAAGGCCAGGAAGAACCCACCCAAGCCCAGAGCAAAGAGATTCAGAGGCAAAAAAGTAGCCAAGAAGGCTTAA